tgatcatgttgctggatgactgaagttctcgtatgtgattctctgcgttgtgtattttttctttgttctgtcttccgtgACAGTTGGCTCGGTAGTGGGTCTTGTTGTTGGCTTCATGCGCAGGTGAGGGGTTTGGCGGCGTATGGGTCTCAGGACAGCCAtcaagtggtatctgcacagaggaagaaagaaaacaaaagacagcagtatttgttctaaagactacaaacattagggttgtatcctctgttcaatctgcgtctgctattgttgttccttctttccctatttcttaattcctgtgacacctaaagaacagtgaggtgagggtggactagtggatggggaaggcctatgagggtgtgttcaccacagggttggcccccgaagcctgttgcatccggttcttccctgggttcctcactggtccatgtgtcctatcctatccctgtaggtggtgTGCAAAGTTTATTGTGTGACATCTCCATCCTCTAATGGAACATCAGTcataacaaacatcataacccaaagaggataggtgagtgactgtggtgtgctgtagtatagctttgaaggctgtgagtgtacttaactagcattctctcagtggaaggaagtgacagtaaccttcctgtagttttatttacaaagaatctttcagCTTTGTTGTACATTACTGGGGAATTAAGCACGCACAGCCCTAACAGTTAACACCTGAGCAAACTGCTCCAACAGTTCGGTGAAGCGGGAGGGCTGCTTCAGAGTACCAAGTAGACTGAGTAGAAGCTGAGTAAAGCTGTTAATTTCTCCTAATGTCTTTTTGCTTTTCCTACACTCTTTCATCCAGTGTccaggtttaccacagtaataacAACTGCCCTCCTTCTTAGGACACTTAGGTTTCTGTCGGTTCTCTGTGTTGACCTTAAAGGACGCTGCTGCAATCTTTACTCTGGCTTTAACATCAGAGTCTCTTTCCCAAGTAGCTAAGCTGTCCAAGCTGTTTTGCAAGCTTCCAGTGGACCATGTTAGGTCTAAGAACGGCAAAGCTGATCTGTACTCTGATAAAAGGCCATCAAACCATGTTCGAACTAGTGGTCCTTTGTCTTCAAGCACACTTTCAGAATCATCCACTATTCCACTGTAagttacagctgactgacaaaacctttcagtgtattcactcacagtttcttctttcctttgcacacagttagtgattctggaccagtctattttgggtcccatgacattctttagaattttcaaaacCCCTTCTCTCAAATCGTCTCTACTGGCATGTTgtagttcagaagtaacagcagactcaaaactgttgaattcagattcagttagaatttgtgacatcagctgtgtgacttctgctaacgacatgtcgtgagacgcattttgttgatcaatgctcttctaaattcagaaaaatctgtgtgtgctgagggtaagctctgggacagtctctctatatctttaggtcctagtgttttggcaacagtttgtacttgcacaacagaagagttgGGAGCAACACTTTCAATTCCCTCAATTCCTTGAGATCGTCTCTTAGCGCCACATACCTTCACTGAATCtacaggcacatcaattactgattggatgattacatctctttcaaagaaagcttgtAAGTCAGGATAATTGTCATCCGGTTGACTAACTTCTTCCACATCAGTTTTGCTGAAGCTTTGTTGTGGTTCAATTTCTTAGTAAAATAGGATACTCTAGCACGGAgctctttgttctgtttctctagctctgagttacgctgagattgttgtgtagctagcgctaaaccaaattctccgtggcagcagataatacctttcacattgttcttgcgaacacatgctcctaatacctttttacactcatctacagaccaagtcttgtctggatggatctcatatttctgcgttagttcttgtctaactttctcagtgattattaggttcatttgttcccctaacagtgttttgaattcgctatctgaccacaatggagtcgcaagaccatccttttctgttgtttgaatcagcctagcattccttctaaccatcttgtgagtttctttgttaccacacaatcaaaaacactaaaacttctctgatcaacagagggtacatttgttaacacagcttaactattgttaactttgttaccacacaatcaaaaacactaaaaacttctctgatcaacagagggtacatttgttaacacagcttaaccattgttaactttccaaattaccaacacgtcacacttaacttccctgcctacaaggacagaggataaaccaaaattattagcctgaaatgctaaccttctctgtgaaaagaggataaaccaaaataactagcacgtaaatgccaatcttccctgcctacacagaacagaggataaaacaatattagcacttgatgctaaacttccctgcctggacagagggtaacttcatctctaaaagttcatttttagaggaaaacttagttaaccaaaccctacagctgtctgttaactcttctctgacgcagaggataaacaaatttgtactggtcttaaaggttcttttggattagagacagcactcaccacaaccttggttgagagaaaaattcagtctggaaatctttgttcagcttgaagttttcgctggattccaaaagatgcagtctggaagcagatctttgtttgagcttgaagttttcaaactggattcaggtgaggaagctggaactctatccgggtcacggcaccatctgttgtAAACCTATgtcttctaaagtttaggcaactcagaagtgaagaccaggagacttcgggttgtatcttcagcaggattcttttattgagaacacaagctgtcggtagctgtagtcatcgaaaatctaactaaaagcagtgatacattgtagttttaaatacatttagggggcagtgcttaggagtgaaaacaaagcacctgggtgacgacctttaagcatgcaaatgaggtattcaggtatagaatcctgccccatttaaccactcctaatctaatcagcctaactgcccaaagattggggcaggggcatcaagagcaattacaaacaaaaggcaagagtctccgtcgtctggctcattagacttacaataagagaacaggaactggcagggacctcttgaatcgttcatctgatgtcatcatcttcaccataaatgctaaatacaatgtatataacttcttcagtttgtacactattacattggaatctaaattaaacatttaaataaatttgtaatcccacaaaaCTCGTCCCCAAAGTGAAAAACCTTTCGAAAATTCCTAACTATTCCACTACTGCATCCCCTACTTTGACCATGATAAACCAAACAATTAGAAATCAGGTCCAACTTTCAACTGATTAACCATAACCAACAACTTTGTCTTTCATTGCCAACATTCTCTTTACCTTCACAGCACTTACTTAAGCCTTCTGTTTCAACTGacaaatatcttaaaaaaaaaaaacatttttaatcccCTTCAGATTTTCTGTTGTCATTAGATTAAAATGAGAACACTTTCTGCACTGCTTATATTTAGCAACTATTAACCAAGTTTTATTAACTGCTTCTGCTTATTGATCTAAAAATGCTTTTCCAGATGTTTTGTCAAAGTGAATTTTTTCATCTAGCTTAACTTCTGACCACTCCATAACTGTAGAAATGATATCATCTGACCCAGTAGCTTACCCTGCAAACAAGCCTGTGGTGGTCCTTTACGGGCCCACTTAGGGCTAGCCTAAGGGCCCCCAGCGCAGGGCCTTTGAGACCCTGCATGGGCAGCCCTCACTTAGCCCCCAAGAAGACCTCACTAGGCCCGCACAGGGCCCGCACTATTAATCTACAACAATAAACCTGTTTCACTATAAATACTTTTCAGCTACTATAACTTAAGTCTTTgggaaaaacagttattatacatCTGAAATGGATGTAGTCACCACATAACTAATGTCTGTATTAtcaataatgtacagtaagcAAAGGGATTTCAAATCAAtggatttattaaatacaaaatagaaaacattcaatTCAGGTTAATACAGCTAATTTAACACTCCGAAAGGGACTACATATTAcctatacaaatataaaaataatacaacacaacataaaaaaataaataaataaaaaaaaaattattactttagcccatcaaaacatattttcagTAGAGGTTAAAGTATTCATTGGCAAAGCTCACTCTTCGCCTGAGGTCTCTCAACTAGTCAGCAGATGGTGGTAGCGTTCCTTTTATCCACTCGCTCTGTCTCTTGAATTCCACAACAACACCTTTTTCTCACTCTTAACTTCAGAATCAGGAGGACTTGGCTGAAAGGAGCTTTTTCATTGAGCCTCTGAAAAGCAAATAGGCCTATATCAGGGATCCTTAAATCTGGCTTGTGaaatccactttcctgcagagtttagctccaactctgatcaaactcacccacCTGTGAATTTCTTATtatcctgaagacactgattagcatgttcaggtgtgtttgattagggttagagctaaactctgtaggAAAGTGGATCTTGCGAGCCAGATTGAGGATCCCTGGCCTATATGAAACAACAGGTTCTAAAAAGGTGTCTTTTAGTTTGAGCCATTCCAGTTCAATTGAGTGACTAAAGAATGGACAGTCAATGTTAGTATTGATAGGGCTGCCTATACAAAACCTGCATGAGCCCAAAGGTACGAAAGTTTCTCTGGGCCCGAACGGGCTGGCCTCACAGAGCCAGCATGGGCCCTGCAGGGGCATGTTTGCAGGGCGACCTTGAAATTGTAATTCATGAACTAATTTCATATCGATTGGATTACTGTAACTCTTCGTACATTGGCTTACCTCTATCTACACTGTCTCGGTTAcagatggttcaaaatgcagcagtcAGATTCTTAACAAAACTAAGAAAAGGGATCATATTTCCCCTGTCCTTGCCTCATTGCACTGGCTCCCAATAAAATTTAGAGTTGACTTTAAGATCCTTCTATTTGTATAATTCTGCCCTTGATTATATTTCTGATCTTATTAGGCCATATACGGCCTCTAGGCCATTAATGTGCCCTGAGTGctaaagcaaacaaataaataaaaaataatatagtaTTTAATGGATGGTTCAATGTTCAAAGATGTTGTTTGACTATTACAGTATACCGGTAGATGAATTACAGGAAAGAACATTTATGGGCTTTGaaacatgaatattaaatataaatcattcTAGCAAATAATTAAGACAGATAATGTGTGCTCCATTCTAGCCTATAGTTCCAAAATGGTCACAGACTATTTTACAAGCACTTCTCTCACCTCTCATGCATAAAGATAACCACCCTGTCGATGCTCAGCAAGACAATAAATATCAGAATTTGCCAGTACCCTAGCATCGTGTGTCCTTCCAGGCCACCCAACGTAAACATCTGTGAAACTAAACGCAGCAAATTGTGATTAGTTGcctaaataattaattaacaaaaggaaataaaacTGTCTGTATAGATACTTGCCACATTTTGTGATCTACTACGCCTTGTAGGATTATTGAATGCCAGCCTTTGCGATTATGATAGTCTGCGGGTTTTCTCGGTGATATGATTGGGATGTGTGTACCGTCAATAGCACCCACGCAAAAAGGCATCCCTCGACTGGCAAAACCACATAATGCGTGTTCAAGTTCAGGGCCGTATGGAAGACGAATGTATTTTCTGAGCATTAATCGCTGAATTCCACGGCAAACTTCACGAACGAGTTTACACAATGTCGCCTCGCCGATGCCGAACAATTCAGCCACAGTCCTGTACTCACAGGGTGTAGCAAACCACCAAATCACAGCGGCAAGTCGTCGTCTGTAATCAATTGGCTTTTGCCAGTTTGTAACCTGCTTTTGTAGAGCTGGTTTGAGTTCATTAGCCAAGGACATAAAAGTCTCTCGactcattctaaaatgcttaacCCAATCAGTATCACTGTAATTGTGTACCGTTACATTCCAAAAAACATCTCCTTGCGGACGACATTTCACCCACACACGACGGTCTGGAGACATCTGCTGTCTCCCCTGGAAAGCTAACGCTAGAATCAATTTTCGTTTGTTGTGTCTGCGCCTGAGTGACTTCCTGGCTCTTTGAAACAGATTTCGGCCTCTTTTAATCGTGCGGCGACGTTCCCGATGCAGTAATTCATAATttcttttaagtgttttttccaGTTGGAACAATTTtgttaagaaaaagaaaatgactgTCAATACCACAGAAGCTAACATTGTGACAAACTGTCCAGCGCACGATACACTGTAGCACGCGCaggaaatttaaatttaatgtcgttacattttaaaatgtcatgtttttatttatttcgtgttttataatatttgttcttttttatatttgttatgcaattttatagtatttgtttttgttaaaactaattttaaaattgtagttattttaaaaggtaTATGTTTCCCGCAATTTTAATtcctgtgtaaatgcatttatgccgCTTCAGAACAGCATTAAACGGTCTGTGTAAAAGCACATTTTCGTGGTTTTATGCCGCTTCAGATTTGGTTTCTGTGCCGCCTTTGCTGTGTAAAGATGCCTTAAGATCTTGTGATCAGTTACTTTTATCTGTCCCCTGTTCTCGTTGTAAAACAAAAGGTTATCAGGCTTTCTCAGTAGTTGCCCCAAAGCTGTGGAACAGTCTACCTTTGAACATCAGAGCATCACTGGATGCTTTTAAATCCAGcttaaagacttatttttacTCTCTAGCATTTGAGTGATGTTGTATATGTACTTTAATAGCTGAATtggtgttttaattttaattgtttttgatacttgttttatttttctttgtctttttttttttctctcttttaaatttagatttattttttattgtaatgcaCATTGGATCAACTACAGTTGTGTTAAAgttgtgctatataaataaaatttgccttgccttgccttggtTCTTTCTCATAATTTGACtcagtgggagcatatacaggctaaacatgAGTGGTGGAataattgagccttgtgggactccgcatgtcatggacgtccacttagacttatgctctcctatactcacataataacctctcccttctaagtatgaacTGAACCATTTGAggaccatcccagaaagcctgacccagttttccagtctctctagaagtatgttatgatcaacagtgtcaaacgcaacACTGAGATCTAGTGGTACGAGCACCAgataatatcatttattatctttatgAGTGTTGTCTCTGTGATGTGATGCTGTCAGAAGCCAGATTGAAATTTTCCAGGTATCCATCTGAgattaagtagttgttcagctgaaaccttaaaaacaaccttttcaataatcttgtctataaaaggaagatttgatatcgGTCTATAGTTGGTCAATACGGTGTTAtcaagctcttttttttttggcttaacaactgcagttttcagggagtttcgAAAAGTCCCAAAAAGAAGTGAGGTGCTAAGAGATCTGTTTCTAAACGGTTAAACACAGTTTTGAAAAAGATGTGGTAAGTGTGTCAAGGCAGCAGGTTGAcaatttaaggtgctgtactatttcttccaaaattttgctatcaatttcttcaaaaacagGCATAGTAACATATTTTTGAAATTGTGGTCGAATCTGTCTGTCCTCTACATAACTTGAGGATGTGCTAATTGCCTTTCTGATATTactgatcttctcagaaaagaacgaagcaaactcattgcatttactgtcagaGAGCATTTCATGGGGAATCTGACATGGGGGGTTTGTTAGTTTCTCAACATTACCAAAACGAGTACGAGTGTTGCTCAAGTTACTGTTTGTAAGGTTTGAGAAGCAGCTCTGTCTAGCTGAGCCTAgatccacattgaaagcatgaaggttgtctttatagatgctttcttattgtgaatttcaagtttcgtCTTCCACCACATCCGCTCATCTAGATAATGTTGTTGCTGTAAACATACATGAAGCATGACagacaaattatatatatatgtatatgtgtgtgtgtatatatatatatatatgtgtttatttatttttttacttagaAGTGATGTAACTGTTAGACTATTGTGTAttcataaataatttcaaaattaaaagcCGAGACAGTCACCTTCATTGATTTTTCAGCAGTCTTTTACATCATTCTTTCATCTGTACTAAATTCATTCATTGCCCAGTCATGAAAAGTTTTGCCAAACCAGCTTTAAGATAACTCAAAGCGTCTTTATTCACTTCTTCAGCTTCAGCGTTTCTCCTCATTTCCTCCAGCTCTTGGACCCATTCTTGTTTCCCAGCCTCCCTCACTCTTGGGATGAAGAAGTCCAGATGCTGAAGAGTGAAGGCAGAGTCTGGTTTTAATGCGATCTGAGACAGATGCTTGATGTTTTTATAAGCATCAGTCAGAAGAATTGACTTCTGTTTCTCAATTTCCTGCAGATCTTTGTCAATATCATCCATTACAACCGAAAACCTTATGGTTTGTTCTTGGGCTTTTTCATATTCCTTTTTTATAGAATCATATTCTATCATTGTGTTTGAGGTTCTGATTAcatatttcttgttttctttgacGTGTTTGCTGTGATGACACTTCCCTGAGCACACGGTGCAGTAGCCATCTTTCATGACTTCACATTTGCTGGGATTTGAACTCCACCAGCAGTCAAACTCATGGCAGTTTTCCTCACAGACGGTGCAGGTCGTCGCCTTCCTGTGCTTCCATGACTTGCTCTCAATGGGCACCTTCTCCTTGACAGTCTTTTTTACTGTAATGCTAAAGTTTGAATGCCTATCAATCCTGTCCCTGTTTTGTCTTATTGCCTCCTGAATCTGAAGTTTTTCAGACTTCTTTGATTCTTTCTCTTCAACTTGCAGCTGTAAATTGCAGATGGATGCTTCAAATTGAATGCGCTCCATCAGGACATCTGAAGTCAGCTCTAAACTTCTTCTGCTCATTTCATTCAGAGATTGAAGGAAATACTTCATACCGTCTACACTGTCTTCCCAGGCGTCTCTTTGAGCACGAATGAGACGTTCTCTAGTGTGACGATCATCAGCCTGACGGTTGTTGAATAAGAAATGAACAGGTTGGCCACTTTTGTCTCGTCTGGAGGGGATTTTAGCTTTTTTAATGGCACTGAGGACATTTTTGGGTGGCAGACCATCAGAGTGTGTgattaaaaacacaatgttgTTAACAATGTCTTTTCCAAACAAAGACAGAATTGAACTGATAATGTAATGCTGTCGGTCTGAGAGACGATTCTTAGACGCTTGAGTCACGAAGCAGATGGCGTCGACTTCACGAACTCCATCATTGCTCTTAAACAGAGTGGCTAAATTCTCAGCAACTTCCAGATCTTTGTCCAGTCCTCTAGTGTCTCCGTAGCCTGGAGTATCAATGATGGTGAGAGACATGGGACTATTCACAGGAAAGACCTCATACATGGTGATTTCAGAGGTTTGTGATTCTGATTGGTCTCTGGCTACTTCTTCTGTGATTTCATACCATATTTCTTTCTCAAACTTCACATTCAGTAAGTAGTTGACCATGGTGTTGATGAGAGTTGTCTTACCGACGCCAGTCTCTCCCACCAGCagaatgattttgttttgtttactggCATCTTTTTTGCCAAAAGTCCATTTTCTGACTTTTCCATTATCATCAATATATTTTCTCTCTGTATGTAGACGGTATCGTTTTGGAGGACCTTCATGAATCAGAGATAGTCTTCTGCGTGGTGGAGGCTTTGGCTTTCTGGAAAATGCAAATATATGcaagttattaaaaaatatttctgtagtGAGAATTTATgactaaatcaaatcaaaatacagacattttgttatgtaaaatgtaaaccattttaatttgtactttttaaacatgaa
The sequence above is a segment of the Onychostoma macrolepis isolate SWU-2019 chromosome 07, ASM1243209v1, whole genome shotgun sequence genome. Coding sequences within it:
- the LOC131544665 gene encoding uncharacterized protein LOC131544665; the protein is MELNNNHRRHNSMDEPSNIQKPKPPPRRRLSLIHEGPPKRYRLHTERKYIDDNGKVRKWTFGKKDASKQNKIILLVGETGVGKTTLINTMVNYLLNVKFEKEIWYEITEEVARDQSESQTSEITMYEVFPVNSPMSLTIIDTPGYGDTRGLDKDLEVAENLATLFKSNDGVREVDAICFVTQASKNRLSDRQHYIISSILSLFGKDIVNNIVFLITHSDGLPPKNVLSAIKKAKIPSRRDKSGQPVHFLFNNRQADDRHTRERLIRAQRDAWEDSVDGMKYFLQSLNEMSRRSLELTSDVLMERIQFEASICNLQLQVEEKESKKSEKLQIQEAIRQNRDRIDRHSNFSITVKKTVKEKVPIESKSWKHRKATTCTVCEENCHEFDCWWSSNPSKCEVMKDGYCTVCSGKCHHSKHVKENKKYVIRTSNTMIEYDSIKKEYEKAQEQTIRFSVVMDDIDKDLQEIEKQKSILLTDAYKNIKHLSQIALKPDSAFTLQHLDFFIPRVREAGKQEWVQELEEMRRNAEAEEVNKDALSYLKAGLAKLFMTGQ